The stretch of DNA ATGCCTGCCGGAATGCCTGCCCCCTCTGCTATTGCCAGCAGTGCTTTGTCGACCGTTCCCGGCCGCAGTGGGTCGGCAAGACGACCAGCGCCAGCGATACCGCCATCTTCCACATTATGCGCGCCTTCGACCTGGCGGGACGCTGCGTGGAGTGCGGCGCTTGCGAGCGCGCCTGCCCTATGGGCGTAGACATCCGCAAGCTGAACACCAAGCTGGTCGGAGACGTCAAGAACCTCTTCAGCTATCAAGCCGGAATGAGCCTGGAGGAGTTGGCCCCCTTAGCCACCTTCAGACCCGATGACCCGGATAAGTTTATGTTAAATCCCTGAGACAGGTTATTGGTATGGAATCCAGAATTATTCAGAAAAAAGATATCGCCAATCTGCTCAATAGACTGAGCGCCGGATATGAAATACTGGCGCCGGTGGAGAGGGATAGCATTATCCTCTTTGAGGCAATAACCTCCGGCGATGAGGCCATCCTCGACTATCACAACTCGAAAATACCCCCCAAGAGGGCGCTTTTCGCCCAGAAAGAAACGCTATTCCGCTACAGCTCGGCTAAAGACGCCGACAAGATAGAGGTGCCACCCGCCCCGGAAAAGCCCCGGTTAATCTTCGGCATCCATCCCTGTGACGCCCGAAGCTTTACCCTTCTGGACAGGGTCTTCGATGGAGTGTATCAAGACCCCTACTACCTGCAAAGGAGAGCCAATACCATCGTGGTCAGCCTGGGTTGCCTGAAGCCCGGTGCGGGCTGCTTCTGCACCTCGGTGGGCGGAGGCCCGTTCTCCACCGAAGGCTCGGACATCATGCTGACCGATATCGGCGATGAATATCTTGCTCAGGCACTAACCGACCGGGGGAGACAACTGCTGGCCGACGCCCCCGAAACCGTTGCTGCCACTGAAGACGAGCTATCTCTGGCACAACAGGTAACCGGCAACGCTGAAGCCGCGATACCACCCGTATTGAATACCGAAGGATTGAAGGAAAAACTGGACAGCCTCTCCGCCGCCCCGGTCTGGCACTCGCTGGCGGAGAAGTGCCTTGGTTGCGGAGTCTGTACCTATCTCTGCCCCACCTGTCACTGCTTTGATATCGTCGATGAAAGGGCGGGGGATGGCGGCGAGCGACTGCGCATCTGGGACTCCTGCCAGTTCCCCCTGTTCACCCTGCAGGCTTCCGGGATGAATCCCCGGCACACTGTCAAAGAGAGGCTGCGGCAGCGGGTAATGGACAAGTTCAGCTATACCGTCGACCATCACGGCCGGATTAGCTGCGTGGGCTGCGGCCGCTGCGTCACCGAGTGCCCGGTGAACCTGGATATCCGCCGGGTCGTCAACACTATCCTGGAGGTGAAAGCCAGCGGATGAAGAACCCGTATTTGCCCGTACCGGCGAAGATAGAAAAAGTAGTGGTGGAGACCGACGACAGTTCGGTCAAGACCTTCCACCTGTCCATTGTCAGCAAAGACGGGGAGGGCAACTTCAACTTTATCCCCGGGCAGTTCGCCGAGCTATCAATACTGGGCAAGGGAGAAGCCCCCTTCGGCATGGCGGCCATGTCTCAGCCGGGACACCTCGAGTTCACCGTCAGCAGAGCAGGGGTGGTAACCACCGCCCTGCACAACCTGGAGAGCGGAGAGATGGTGGGGGTCAGGGGCCCACTGGGTAACGGCTACCCCATCGAGACCCTCAAGGGCCAGAATATCGTCATGATTGGCGGCGGTTTCGGCTTCTCCACCCTGAGAGCGCTCACCCACTTTCTAATAGACGAGACCAACCGCAGCAGCTTCGGTGAAATTACCATTATCTACGGGGCCAGAAGGCCGGGACTGCTGCTCTACAGGGACGACCTTGAGCAGTGGGGCGAAAGAACCGATCTCAACCTGCATCTCACTGTCGATACGGCGGCGGAGGGATGGGCGGGGCACGTCGGGTTTGTTCCGGCAATCACTAAAGAGGTCGCTCCCGATGCCAAGGACGCTTACGCCATCGTCTGCGGCCCTCCGGCAATGATAAAGTTCACCTTACCTGTACTCAATGAACTGGGGTTCTCCCCGGAGAAAATACTGCTTTCGCTGGAGATGAGGATGAAGTGTGGGGTGGGAATGTGCGGTCGCTGTAACATCGGCAGCCTGTACGTCTGCCGGGACGGCCCCGTTTTCAGCTATGAGCAGCTTTTAAGCCTCAACTCGGACGAGTTCTGATAATGCCTATAGTCTTCGTCAGGAATGGGGAACCCATCCTCTAGGGAAACCGTCCAAAGGAGCCTTTCTGTCATTGCGAGGAACGCAGTGACGAAGCAATCCGTTTCCCCGCTTCACGGATTGCTTCGCTACGCTCGCAATGACGTGATTATCCGGTAGAGTGGTGGTTATTGAAAACTCTAATTGTAAAGCAGCCTCTCTTCAATCTCTTCCCCAAGGAATGAGGTCATTCGCCTGGCTTTTAGGCGGATGGAATACTACTCCAGCCCGGCAACGTACTTAGCGTAAAGCTCCCTGGCTTTAGCCTCATCATTGGTGTTCTTGATGATGGCGCGGCCGTCGGGAAAGACAAAGATTTCGTACCCGTCTGCCGTGAAACGGAGCATAAACTCGTTATAGGTCACCTCACCCGCCGGGCGCAGCCTCTCAGCCATATCGTCGAAAGCCACCCGGCTCAATCCGGTGTTGAGCACCTGGACTGCCCGGGACTGCCCGCAGAGCGAGGTGGTCTTGACGACAAACTTCGTCTCCAGGAACTCGTACCTGCCGTTACAGGCCGGGCAGTCAGCTCGAGACTCTATCTTGAGGTTATTGAACGTCCCCTTCCAGGCATCGATGACGGTCAGTCCCCGGTTGACCGGTTCCGCCCCAATCAACAGTTTTATCGCTTCGGTTGCCTGCAGTGAACCGATAATCGCCGGGACAGTGCCCACTATTCCCGCCGTCTCGCAGGTCAGGCTGTTACCGCCTTCGGGAACAACCGAGAAAAGGCATCTCAGGCAGGGAGATTCTCCCGGTACTACGGTCATGGTCATGCCGCTGGAGGCAATCGCACCGCCATAGACCCAGGGTATTTTATGCTTTAAGGCAACATCATTTATCAGAAACCGGGTCTCGAAGTTGTCCAGCCCGTCCAGAATCACGTCGGCATCACGGCAAAACCGCTCGATATTGGTGTAGTTGACATCGGCAACAATGCCCTCAATTGCCACGGTAGAGTTGACTTTTTTAAGGTGCCGCTCGGCGGCGATTGCCTTGGGCAGTCCGGCTTTGATATCGTCCTCGTCGAAGAGCACCTGGCGCTGAAGGTTGTGGTATTCAATGAAATCACGGTCGACAATCCTGACCCTGCCGACACCAGCCCGCACCAGCAAGTTGGCGATGTTGCTGCCCAGCGCCCCGCAGCCAATGACAATCGCCGTGCTGTTGTTCAGCTTCACCTGTCCGGCTTCCCCGATGGGCGGGAACATGGTCTGCCGGGAGTAGCGGTCTCTCAGACTGCGATCAAGCATCTGTCACTATCCCCCCTCGATAAGCGGGACGAAGGTCAGCGTATCACCGTCTTTTAACCCGGTCTGCAGCCCGTCATCGGTCAACTCCAGGGGACGGCCGTTAAAAAAGACCGCCACCCGCCCGGTCATCCTGCGGGTATCAGCATCAAACACCGTCTGGCTGAAGCGCGGGTAGCGGGTAGCAAGACGGACAAGCATATCCCTGACCGGAGTAGCTCCGTCCCCCGACTCCCCAATTTTTTCCTCGCTGGTCTCCGGCATACCCAGTGTCTCCGCCAGCGCCAGCAGGACTTCCAGTTTCACCTTAGCCATGATTACAGTCAGCCACCTCTTATTATATTATACAGGGGGTATTCAATTTTCGGAAACTTCGGTTTTACTGCAAGATTATCATCAGGCACCCTCACCCCCTGTATACCCTTCTCTCAGAAACAGAGATAATTTTTGATAAGAGGTCGTCTGAAAATATCATTGCGATTCCATTCTGACAAAGTCGGAAGGCTTCAGCCCGAGGGCGAAGCAATCCGGGAGGTGGGAACGCCATCCCCCGGATTGCTTCGTCACTTCGTTCCTCGCAATGACGAAGAAACCGTTTTCAGATAAGCTCTAACTCCCCCTGACTAATAGAGGTCTCCCTCCTGTTCCCAATCTACCCCACCACCCCCATCGGCTCCAGCACCGGGATGACAAAGTCGAGGCCGAGGCGCTGCAGGCCATCCATCGGAGGCAGCCCGGATTCGGTCAGCTTCAGTTTCTCCACGTAGTACTTCCGCTTCTCGTCATCAAACTCGGACTTGTCCCACACCCAGGTAGTGCCGTACTTATCGGTGATAGGCTCATCGAAGGCACGCGGCGGCAGAGTGTCATCCTTATCGGGGCGGTATCCTTCACGGAGACTGAGGCAGCGGTTGAAGTAGTAGTTCCGCAACGCTATCTGCTTGACATCTTCCGGTGTCACCTCCCAGCCGCAGACCGCGTTCAAGAACTCCTTTACCACTACCTCATCGGGACCCCATATCTGGTTAAAGGGAGGCATGGCAAAATTGCAGATTGTGGCCGCCTCTCTCAAAGCGGAGTCAATTCCCGACCCCATCCGCGCGCCGTTGTGACTGGTACCGGCGGCCAGACCCATACCGTGATACCTGTTCCTGACATCATAGGTCGGCGCGGCGCAGCCATGGACCTCGAAAGCGTACCACTTCGACTTCTCGCCAAACACCTGATAGGCGCGCCGGAACCCATCCGCCAGGGCGGCCGCCGCACGCCCATCCCGGTAGGCAATCTTCTTCATCAACTCGCAGGTCGACTCTACATCCCCCCACTTCAGTTCCAGTCCACCGAGGTCTTCTCTGCTGATGATGCCGTGCTCGTAAAGGTCAATCGCCCAGGCTACGATGCCGCCAAGCTCTTCACCATCCATGCCCAGCTCGTCTTCCAGGGCGGCGATTTCAATCATCTCTTCAAAGCCGAGCATGATATTGGCATTGAAGCCGCCCAGGTTGTCATGGCGGAACTCCCCTCCGAAAGCGCCCTGCGGGCTGTTCTTGAAATAGGGCACAAAACAGGCGGCGGCACAGCCGGGGCAGCCGTCCGTCCAGGCATAGTACTTGAGGTTATGCTCGAAATAGCTGCTCCTCTCAGCAACCTCATGGTAGCCCAGGTGGTTGTTCTTGATACCCTCGTTAGCGTAGCGGAGTAAGGCGGCCGGGGAGGAGGCGTGCCCCCAGCGGCTTTCATCCAGCTTGCGCAGCGCCGTCTTCGGGCTGGTAGCGTAGGTACGGAAGAGCTGCCAGGCCTTCTTATGGTCGGCGTAGAGAGGCCCTTTGGTACCCTTGACGGCGATAGCCTTCAGGTTCTTGGAACCCATCACGGCACCACAGCCCCACTTGGAGGCGGAATGGACAAACTCGGTGGTGGCATTGGCATACCGCACCATGTTTTCCCCGGCCGGGCCGATGCAGAGCACGCCGAACATCTCACCAGTCTCCTTGTTCAAGCGGTCCCTGATAGCAACTTCCGTCTCCTGTTTCCACTTGCCCCAGAGGTCGGAGGCGTCCATAATTTTCACCTCGTCATCATGGACGTAGAGATAGACCGGCCTGCTGGCTTTGCCTTTAATCAGTATGCCGGCATTATAGCGCGCCCTCATTATCTCGTCGCCGATATAGCCGGAGACGCTGCTGCGCCCCGCCCAGCCGGTCAACGGCGACTTAAAGCTGAGGATGGTCTTGGTACCCATGATGCCGGTCAGCGGCCCGACGCCGACATGCAGGATATTGTCCGGCCCGAGAGGGTCGGCACCCGCCGGTACCAGTTCCCATATCAACTTGTTGGCCAGTCCTCTGGCCCCCAGGTATTTTTTGACGTCATCGGTAACGTCCACCACCCGGCTCGTCTCCCGGGTCAGGTCTACTTCCAGCAGATTAAATCTTATTTCGCTCATTTATTTCCACCCCGGATAGCCCATACTTTCTTTTTTCAGGGGATATAACCTTCGGGCAAGCAGTTCCGCCTTCTCATCGGCATGCTTGCGCATGATATCGTGTATCGAGTAGCCGAAGCGGGCGGCGCTGCTCTTGTAGTAGAGGGCGCCGTAAGGACATACATTGACGCACTGCGGGTTACGGTTGCCCCTGTTCCTGGTATCGCACAAATCACAGACGAAGGGCTTGTCCGATTGCGACGGATAGATTCTGATGGCGTCGGCGGAACAGGCGCGTTTACAGAGGAGACATTCCTGCCCCAGGCACCTCTCCTCGTCAACGACCATGTGCAGCGTCTCCCGGTCGAAGTAGACGGCGGGCGGGTCGACCGGGCAGGCTTTCTGGCACTCCCTTTCCTGGGGAGGGCACTGCACACAGGTCACCTGCACCGCCTTGGGCAGCGGCAAGAGGTATTTGCGCACCTGAATCCGGGAGAGATCTTTGTTAATCACCCCGAAGTGCTGCACCGAGCAGGCCATCTGGCAGATGCCGCAGCCGACGCATTTCAACTCGTCGCACTCGATATAGGCCGCCCCCTCGGGATAAGGATAGTCCTCCTTACCCCACCCTTTTGTTTTCTTCTCTCTCATGGCGATAGTCCTCCCTTCTGATTAGACTCCTGATCAGAAATATTAACCGTAATATTTCCTCTCCCTTAACGGGAGAGGACTAAAGCTTGCCCCGTACTTGATACGAGGGTGAGGGTGATACCTGAATATGCACCCCTCACTCATATCTCTCCCGCAAGGGGAGAGAAGCTTCTTTTACCTGTTATTAAGGCAACTTAGCACTGGCTAATCTGTAGTCATATCAGCGCTCACGCTGTGTAACCACGTCCACCAGAGCCAGTTGTTTCTTCTCCTTGACGACCTTCACAGCATCTTTCAGCACCGGCAGCAGGTCTTCCGGCTTCTCCACCGGCCCCACCACGTAGAGACCAAAGGAGCGGGCCAGGCTGGCATAGTCCACATTGGGGTCCTCGATACGGGTACCGATTACTCTTTTCTCCAGCGGGCGTTTCCTGGTCTCCGCCACCATCTGCTGATGCAGCTCGCTGTTATAGTAGGAGCGGTTATTGTTCATAATAACCAGCATGGGTATTTGGTGATGGGCTGCCGTCCATAATCCGGCCGGAGTGAACAGGAAATCGCCGTCCGGCTGAAAATCAATGCACAGCCGTCCTTCCGGCTGGTGTGCCAGCGCCGCCCCCAGGGAATGTCCCAGGCCACCCCCCAGTCCCACCGTACCGACATACTGATAGGGTTTCTCCCAGTCCCAGAGACGCCTCGCCCAGCCCACCATATCCCCGCTGACCAGTGCCCAGTCCTCATCCTTGACCGCTTCCCACACCTGTTTGACCAGCCAGGGAATGGGGATGGGGCTTTTCCCTCTCTCATTTTCCGCCATCGCCTGCCACTGTTGACGCAATGCCTCATGTTTAGCCTTAAGGCTGGCAAACCTTTCTTTCAGCTCACCACGCCTCTTTTCAGTGAGCAGGTCACGGCAGGCTACGGTGAGCGCGGGCAGGGCCAGGGCGGTGCTGGCGGTAACCGGTATATCCACCGCTACCAGCTTGCCGTAGGCTTGAGACCAGCTTTTCATTCCCAGGTGTTGCTGGGTAAAGTGCACTATACGGCATCCGGCGGGAATAATATTCTCGCTCTCCCTGGTGTCCCACCTGGCAATGTTCAGGTGCCTGTCCAGATGATGGACATCCAGCGCCAGCACCAGATCAGCTTCCCGGAGCAGTTCCCTCTGGCCACCGGTGAGGTCAAGGGGGTGGGTGCTGGGGAAGTTGAACCGCCCGCCGGCATCGATAACCGGCAGCGCCATTAGCTCAGCCAGTTCCACCAGTGAGACTACCGCCGACGGGTTTCTACCCATAAAATCGGCGATAACCACCGGATTTGACGCCTCCACCAGCAGCTTTGCCACCCGGTCAACCGTGTCCGCATCCACCTGCGGCGACGATGGCCGAGGATAACGCTCCACCAGAGGAAGGGGTATTTTTTCAGTAAGTAACTCCTCCTGCAGTCTGGCATCGAGGCAGATATAGACCGGCCCCTGCGGGTCGGTAACCGCCAACTGGTAAGCCCGCAGAAAAGAATCGGGGATACTGGCTAAACTGCCGGGCTGGTCGTCCCACTTCACGTAGTCCCGCACCACATTCCCCTGAATCAGGGCGGTATGCATCCAGTCTATCGCCGGACGTCTCTTCTCGATGCCCATCGGCCCGGTACCGCCGATGACCAGCATCGGGGCTTCGTCAACCCAGGCATTATAGATAGCCATGGTTCCGTGCAGCAGTCCCAGGACATTATGCAGCATGGCTGCTACCGGCTTACCGGCAACCTTCCCGTACCCGTGAGCCATCGCCACGGCGATACCCTCATGAGCGCAGAGAATCACCTCCGGCCCGGTATTACCCAGGTAGTTCACAATCGAGTCATGAAGTCCGCGGTAGCTCGAGCCCGGCATCGTGACCGCATACTTGATGTCCAGCCTACGCAGCATTTCTGCCATCAAATCGGAGCCATACTGTATTCGGGAATCGTCATCTTTCATACTCAACCTTCCTTTACATCTGACTATTCAGCAGGTGGAGACAGGCACAAAATAGCGTAATTGGCACTGGATGTCAAATGAAGACTGCTGCTGGTCAGTTCGCTTCTCATTTAGCGGTCCCAGTAATTGGACCCTTACAGGGAAATCAACCGGAATGTGGCTTCCGGTGGCCGCTTGCTAATCCCGCCTAAAATAGTGTAGAATTGTCACCAGTGCCTTACGGAAGAATAAATTATGCTCTGCATTCCGGGCAAATTTACCCCGGGAACAAACGAACCATAGTGGAAGGAAGACCACTAATATAAGGAGGTAACCACCAGTGTCTTTTAGTAAACCTAATGCCAGTGCGGCAACAGTAACCACGACCAGGGTAGACCCGGCTCCCATATCCGGG from Dehalococcoidales bacterium encodes:
- a CDS encoding 4Fe-4S dicluster domain-containing protein — protein: ACRNACPLCYCQQCFVDRSRPQWVGKTTSASDTAIFHIMRAFDLAGRCVECGACERACPMGVDIRKLNTKLVGDVKNLFSYQAGMSLEELAPLATFRPDDPDKFMLNP
- a CDS encoding 4Fe-4S dicluster domain-containing protein; this translates as MESRIIQKKDIANLLNRLSAGYEILAPVERDSIILFEAITSGDEAILDYHNSKIPPKRALFAQKETLFRYSSAKDADKIEVPPAPEKPRLIFGIHPCDARSFTLLDRVFDGVYQDPYYLQRRANTIVVSLGCLKPGAGCFCTSVGGGPFSTEGSDIMLTDIGDEYLAQALTDRGRQLLADAPETVAATEDELSLAQQVTGNAEAAIPPVLNTEGLKEKLDSLSAAPVWHSLAEKCLGCGVCTYLCPTCHCFDIVDERAGDGGERLRIWDSCQFPLFTLQASGMNPRHTVKERLRQRVMDKFSYTVDHHGRISCVGCGRCVTECPVNLDIRRVVNTILEVKASG
- a CDS encoding FAD/NAD(P)-binding protein; this encodes MKNPYLPVPAKIEKVVVETDDSSVKTFHLSIVSKDGEGNFNFIPGQFAELSILGKGEAPFGMAAMSQPGHLEFTVSRAGVVTTALHNLESGEMVGVRGPLGNGYPIETLKGQNIVMIGGGFGFSTLRALTHFLIDETNRSSFGEITIIYGARRPGLLLYRDDLEQWGERTDLNLHLTVDTAAEGWAGHVGFVPAITKEVAPDAKDAYAIVCGPPAMIKFTLPVLNELGFSPEKILLSLEMRMKCGVGMCGRCNIGSLYVCRDGPVFSYEQLLSLNSDEF
- a CDS encoding ThiF family adenylyltransferase, whose translation is MLDRSLRDRYSRQTMFPPIGEAGQVKLNNSTAIVIGCGALGSNIANLLVRAGVGRVRIVDRDFIEYHNLQRQVLFDEDDIKAGLPKAIAAERHLKKVNSTVAIEGIVADVNYTNIERFCRDADVILDGLDNFETRFLINDVALKHKIPWVYGGAIASSGMTMTVVPGESPCLRCLFSVVPEGGNSLTCETAGIVGTVPAIIGSLQATEAIKLLIGAEPVNRGLTVIDAWKGTFNNLKIESRADCPACNGRYEFLETKFVVKTTSLCGQSRAVQVLNTGLSRVAFDDMAERLRPAGEVTYNEFMLRFTADGYEIFVFPDGRAIIKNTNDEAKARELYAKYVAGLE
- a CDS encoding MoaD/ThiS family protein, which produces MAKVKLEVLLALAETLGMPETSEEKIGESGDGATPVRDMLVRLATRYPRFSQTVFDADTRRMTGRVAVFFNGRPLELTDDGLQTGLKDGDTLTFVPLIEGG
- a CDS encoding aldehyde ferredoxin oxidoreductase N-terminal domain-containing protein — its product is MSEIRFNLLEVDLTRETSRVVDVTDDVKKYLGARGLANKLIWELVPAGADPLGPDNILHVGVGPLTGIMGTKTILSFKSPLTGWAGRSSVSGYIGDEIMRARYNAGILIKGKASRPVYLYVHDDEVKIMDASDLWGKWKQETEVAIRDRLNKETGEMFGVLCIGPAGENMVRYANATTEFVHSASKWGCGAVMGSKNLKAIAVKGTKGPLYADHKKAWQLFRTYATSPKTALRKLDESRWGHASSPAALLRYANEGIKNNHLGYHEVAERSSYFEHNLKYYAWTDGCPGCAAACFVPYFKNSPQGAFGGEFRHDNLGGFNANIMLGFEEMIEIAALEDELGMDGEELGGIVAWAIDLYEHGIISREDLGGLELKWGDVESTCELMKKIAYRDGRAAAALADGFRRAYQVFGEKSKWYAFEVHGCAAPTYDVRNRYHGMGLAAGTSHNGARMGSGIDSALREAATICNFAMPPFNQIWGPDEVVVKEFLNAVCGWEVTPEDVKQIALRNYYFNRCLSLREGYRPDKDDTLPPRAFDEPITDKYGTTWVWDKSEFDDEKRKYYVEKLKLTESGLPPMDGLQRLGLDFVIPVLEPMGVVG
- a CDS encoding 4Fe-4S dicluster domain-containing protein → MREKKTKGWGKEDYPYPEGAAYIECDELKCVGCGICQMACSVQHFGVINKDLSRIQVRKYLLPLPKAVQVTCVQCPPQERECQKACPVDPPAVYFDRETLHMVVDEERCLGQECLLCKRACSADAIRIYPSQSDKPFVCDLCDTRNRGNRNPQCVNVCPYGALYYKSSAARFGYSIHDIMRKHADEKAELLARRLYPLKKESMGYPGWK
- a CDS encoding thiamine pyrophosphate-binding protein; translation: MKDDDSRIQYGSDLMAEMLRRLDIKYAVTMPGSSYRGLHDSIVNYLGNTGPEVILCAHEGIAVAMAHGYGKVAGKPVAAMLHNVLGLLHGTMAIYNAWVDEAPMLVIGGTGPMGIEKRRPAIDWMHTALIQGNVVRDYVKWDDQPGSLASIPDSFLRAYQLAVTDPQGPVYICLDARLQEELLTEKIPLPLVERYPRPSSPQVDADTVDRVAKLLVEASNPVVIADFMGRNPSAVVSLVELAELMALPVIDAGGRFNFPSTHPLDLTGGQRELLREADLVLALDVHHLDRHLNIARWDTRESENIIPAGCRIVHFTQQHLGMKSWSQAYGKLVAVDIPVTASTALALPALTVACRDLLTEKRRGELKERFASLKAKHEALRQQWQAMAENERGKSPIPIPWLVKQVWEAVKDEDWALVSGDMVGWARRLWDWEKPYQYVGTVGLGGGLGHSLGAALAHQPEGRLCIDFQPDGDFLFTPAGLWTAAHHQIPMLVIMNNNRSYYNSELHQQMVAETRKRPLEKRVIGTRIEDPNVDYASLARSFGLYVVGPVEKPEDLLPVLKDAVKVVKEKKQLALVDVVTQRER